One Candidatus Zixiibacteriota bacterium DNA window includes the following coding sequences:
- a CDS encoding PAS domain S-box protein, translated as MHYILKIQTRLILSIVITLIISPLSLRAGPTALDTTQSIKIGVLAKRSVDRCIEKWEPTAAYLTQEIPGYSFAIIPLGFDEIYSAIEQKEIDFILTNSSFYVYLELQYDVSRMATLKNLFMGKALTEFGGVIFYRADRNDIKTVKDLKGKSFMAVEKMSFGGWQMAWRELKEQGIDPYRDFADMSFGGTHDAVVLAVRDGIVDAGTVRSDVLERMALENKINLKDYYTIPCNKSIAGSCDFPLLHTTRLYPEWPFAKVSHTSSELAEKVATALLRMSSDSPAAKAARSAGWTIPRNYQSVHDCLKYLHIGPYRDYGKVSFRDALWQYLPWIVYLLTAIFLIGFFALYVSRLNRKLQQAIIAQKEELVNRSLTEEALRIEKNKAQLYLDIAGVIIIAINNNGEVTLINQKGCEVLGYSEEDIIGKNWFDNFIPKWLRDKLIPVSQKLLAEEIESIEYYENPILTKSGQEKLIAWHNTLLKDNKGNIIGHLSSGEDITERKKTEEALRESEGRFRAVFETAQDSIFIKDHSLRYILANPAMEELLGMPASQLIGKTDNDLFGEEAGAHIKEMDSRVLYGEVIREEHTKPVNGIPFTFNVIKVPMLNNNGEIVGLCGIARDVTKQKQAEKSLKESEEKFRRIAEHIFDVILANKLDGTITYVSPSVERVFGYLPKELIGNNIMDLVVKSDIQQTTQNLQDIEAGKIIENHLSKCVKKDGSIAIIEINSLPTYKDKTIVGSQAIIRDITETKRLQELASQAQRLEAAGKIAGQVAHDFNNLLGPMIAYPDLIKNHLSNNDPAIPLLNDIEKAAEIMADINQELLTLSRRGHFAMETLCLNDVISQALKQIESKPDTLYIETRLSQDLMNIKGGAAQILRVFSNLINNARDAMQDNGHLSITTENFYVDKSIGKYGGVAKGEYAKVSIADTGCGIPEDILSKLYEPFFTTKTANKKRGSGLGLSVVHAVMNDHNGYIDIQTKVGQGTTFYLYFPITRESIEMPIPDDVIGGSESVLVVDDDDFQREVALNLLKKLGYNASAVNSGEVALEFLKNNPQDLLVLDMIMPGGIDGAETYQKRLEINPSQKAVIISGFAETERVNEAIRLGAGTFIKKPLTIKTIAKAVRREIDKVRAVKA; from the coding sequence ATGCATTATATCTTAAAAATCCAAACTCGTCTAATCCTCAGCATCGTAATAACATTAATTATATCACCGCTTTCTCTCAGAGCAGGTCCCACCGCTTTGGACACAACCCAGTCAATTAAAATCGGCGTTCTTGCCAAACGCAGTGTTGATAGATGCATAGAAAAATGGGAGCCAACTGCCGCATACTTAACGCAAGAAATACCCGGCTATTCCTTCGCTATTATCCCGCTTGGTTTTGATGAAATCTACTCGGCTATCGAGCAGAAAGAAATTGATTTCATTCTAACTAATTCATCTTTCTATGTATATCTGGAATTGCAGTATGATGTAAGCCGGATGGCAACATTGAAAAACCTTTTTATGGGCAAAGCATTAACGGAATTCGGCGGGGTGATATTTTACAGGGCAGACCGCAATGATATAAAAACAGTAAAAGACCTAAAGGGCAAAAGCTTCATGGCTGTAGAAAAAATGTCATTTGGCGGCTGGCAGATGGCTTGGAGAGAACTCAAAGAACAGGGAATTGACCCATACCGCGATTTCGCTGATATGAGTTTCGGCGGCACTCATGATGCTGTAGTTCTGGCGGTCCGGGATGGCATAGTAGATGCCGGGACCGTCCGTTCCGATGTGCTTGAACGGATGGCATTAGAAAACAAAATAAATTTAAAAGATTATTACACAATACCATGCAATAAATCCATTGCCGGTTCTTGTGATTTCCCTTTACTTCATACAACGCGTTTGTATCCCGAATGGCCCTTCGCCAAAGTCAGCCATACTTCAAGTGAACTTGCCGAAAAGGTCGCTACCGCTTTGCTGAGGATGTCTTCGGACAGCCCTGCCGCCAAGGCTGCGAGAAGCGCCGGCTGGACTATCCCTCGCAACTATCAGTCCGTACATGATTGTCTGAAATATCTTCATATCGGGCCATACCGGGATTACGGCAAAGTGTCTTTTCGAGATGCGCTATGGCAATATTTGCCCTGGATTGTATATCTCCTTACTGCCATATTCCTGATAGGTTTTTTTGCACTTTATGTATCTCGTCTAAACCGTAAGCTTCAGCAAGCTATAATAGCACAAAAGGAAGAGCTTGTAAACCGCAGCCTGACGGAAGAAGCTTTACGTATTGAAAAGAATAAGGCACAGCTCTACCTTGATATAGCGGGCGTTATTATCATTGCTATCAATAATAATGGGGAAGTAACCCTGATAAATCAAAAAGGCTGTGAAGTATTAGGCTATAGCGAGGAAGATATCATAGGAAAAAACTGGTTTGACAATTTCATACCAAAATGGCTGCGGGATAAATTAATACCTGTTTCACAAAAACTTCTGGCTGAAGAGATTGAAAGCATCGAATATTATGAGAATCCGATTCTTACCAAGTCGGGGCAGGAGAAATTAATTGCTTGGCATAATACACTTTTAAAAGATAATAAGGGAAATATAATTGGCCATCTCAGTTCGGGCGAGGATATCACCGAGCGAAAGAAAACCGAAGAAGCTCTAAGGGAAAGCGAGGGGCGTTTCCGCGCCGTATTCGAGACTGCCCAGGATTCCATTTTCATTAAAGATCATTCGCTAAGATATATACTTGCTAATCCTGCTATGGAAGAGCTTTTGGGGATGCCTGCTTCACAACTGATAGGAAAGACAGATAATGATTTATTCGGGGAAGAAGCAGGGGCGCATATCAAAGAAATGGATTCGCGCGTCCTTTACGGGGAGGTAATAAGAGAGGAACATACGAAGCCAGTGAATGGCATCCCTTTCACTTTCAATGTTATTAAAGTGCCAATGCTTAACAATAATGGTGAAATTGTAGGACTTTGCGGAATAGCCAGAGATGTTACCAAACAAAAGCAAGCTGAAAAGTCATTAAAGGAAAGCGAGGAAAAATTCCGGCGAATTGCCGAACACATTTTCGATGTTATCTTAGCAAATAAATTGGATGGAACTATAACATACGTATCTCCATCAGTAGAGAGGGTATTTGGCTATCTGCCGAAGGAGCTAATTGGCAATAATATTATGGATTTGGTTGTTAAATCAGATATCCAGCAAACGACTCAAAACCTACAAGATATCGAAGCTGGAAAGATTATTGAAAATCATTTGTCTAAGTGTGTTAAGAAGGATGGCAGTATCGCCATCATAGAAATAAATTCTCTGCCTACGTATAAGGATAAAACAATTGTTGGGTCTCAGGCAATCATTCGCGATATCACCGAAACAAAGCGGCTTCAGGAGCTCGCCTCCCAGGCGCAGCGTTTGGAAGCTGCCGGTAAAATCGCCGGTCAGGTAGCGCATGATTTTAATAACCTGTTAGGCCCAATGATAGCCTACCCGGATTTAATAAAAAATCATCTTTCAAATAATGATCCTGCTATTCCGTTATTGAATGATATTGAAAAAGCGGCAGAGATTATGGCTGACATCAATCAGGAATTGCTCACATTAAGCAGGCGCGGGCATTTCGCTATGGAAACCCTATGCCTGAATGATGTAATTAGTCAAGCTCTTAAACAGATAGAATCAAAACCGGATACGCTTTATATAGAAACCAGGTTAAGCCAAGACCTGATGAACATAAAAGGCGGAGCAGCGCAAATCCTGCGCGTGTTCTCAAACCTGATAAATAATGCCCGCGATGCAATGCAGGATAATGGACATCTATCGATAACAACCGAAAATTTCTATGTCGACAAATCTATCGGAAAGTATGGCGGCGTCGCCAAGGGAGAATATGCGAAGGTTTCTATTGCTGACACGGGCTGCGGCATCCCTGAGGATATATTGTCTAAACTATATGAGCCATTTTTTACTACCAAGACTGCCAACAAAAAGAGAGGCTCAGGTTTAGGCTTAAGCGTTGTTCACGCTGTAATGAATGACCATAACGGTTATATCGATATTCAAACAAAAGTTGGTCAAGGAACCACATTTTACTTGTATTTCCCGATCACGAGGGAATCGATTGAAATGCCGATACCAGATGATGTAATCGGCGGCAGCGAAAGCGTTCTTGTTGTGGATGACGATGATTTTCAGAGAGAGGTCGCGCTTAATTTGCTTAAGAAACTTGGTTATAATGCATCGGCTGTTAATAGCGGCGAAGTCGCCTTAGAATTTTTAAAGAACAATCCTCAGGACTTGCTTGTATTGGATATGATTATGCCCGGTGGTATTGATGGCGCTGAAACATATCAGAAAAGGCTTGAAATCAACCCTTCCCAAAAAGCTGTTATTATTTCGGGGTTTGCCGAAACAGAGCGAGTTAATGAAGCTATAAGGTTGGGAGCGGGGACATTTATAAAAAAACCGCTGACTATTAAGACAATAGCTAAGGCAGTAAGGCGTGAAATTGATAAAGTGCGGGCTGTAAAGGCGTAA